The Gossypium hirsutum isolate 1008001.06 chromosome D02, Gossypium_hirsutum_v2.1, whole genome shotgun sequence region attttataaatattttcaattttagaaattattttaatttttttgttgaaagagaccaatttgctcattttcaaaattgacaaggaTCAAAGGgatatttacaccaatctgttatacgaattgtaaaattcaactcaactcgAAACTCGATTTTTTTCGAATAGAATCGAATTTTACTCACCCCTATTTAATAAGTTATTGggtataaattatgttattactaCAAAATCATTGATTAACGCTACTTTATTAATAGAGTGAGAAAGGTTAGTTTAAGTAAATCATTGATTAAAGCTATTTACTAAAAAAAAGTTACGgataattttgaaattagaaaatataaatctttttaagtaaatatctcaaaattatttttataaaaaaatgtctattatataaattataagcttttctgaataataaatgataatttttttaaatattattataaatcaataatttggccttaaaataatattatgtttaattgataacatataaaaatatgttttatatttatttattattttattagtcatattttatatttgttaacCATACTTTAGtcttatttttaaatatacttttttacAAAACATacgtaaatttttttaaaataatttgtgtTCTTTTTTATATGAAAAGATAGGTTTAATATAagatttggtacttgaatttggtgttttttcttaatttggaatctaaatttttttggtgtaatttggtacttaaacttgtCATCCATTACATAAAATACTCCAAAACGTTAACGatgttaattattttatgtggtGGAACACATAACTAATGTATGGTTGACATATAGCATATGAAACCATCACAATTTCAGATGtggaaaatacataaaatttttaacttgtaATAACCTTTTTGGGGAaattctttactaaaatttaatccCATTTTCTTTCAAAACTAAATCCTCAACCATACAACTACTAAATCATTCATCTTTTTCAGATTTCTTTGCAATCAAAGAAAGAAATCAATATCAagtaaattttgcattttatcttgaGTGGGtctactgattttttttatttgaaaatctttttttctttttttataaactctttttctaatttttatttatgatttttttgttaaaCATTGAAGGAATAAATTGTGTTTTGCTATTGAAATATCAGGTTTTCAATATTTGAAACCTAAAATATGTTGTTattttaaactgtgttttgtaTTTGGGTTaggtttcttttatttgatttaagGAATTTGATAATCGATTAAGAGTTCTTTTTAAGGGTTCAAAATAAGTATCTAACTTGGGAAATCAAGTTGAGAGATTTCGAAATTGAGTTCAGGCTCTGATAGGTTCTCCTTGATATGGTTCAGAGTTATAATATGATTTGAAACTcattttgattttgaataattaaattttttatagcaCATCTTTAAGGAACCTGCTTTTCTAAGAGTGAACTAAGTGAATTGAGATTATTGACTATGATTGTAGATAGGTTAGGgaacaaagtttttttttatttgatttttttctaatttttatttttattttgttaatttgctATTCAAATATTAgcttttcaatatatattttttagtagaCTAAAAGAGGAAGCTAAAGAGGATTAGGCTCCATGCAGCCTATCACAGGAGATCCTTGTACTATCCAAGCAAAGGATATGCTTCAACACGTTTAGTGAGTTCTCCAACCAACTGAAGCTGATCAGATTATCATACAAAAGTCTTGGTAgaaaatcaacaaccaaattttaaatcatattttgtGTTTGGGTTAGGTTTTTTATTTGGTTTAGGGAATTTGAAAATCAATAGTTATGCCATTATTGTTAGGACTGCAAATATCACATGGAATTGgtattttgaaacaaaaaaaggTAACGTTTTAACCAAATTACTTATTTGGAGTTTGGGCTGTTGCGATTTTGTTTTTGAGTCAATATCGAGGGCAgagtaaatataaatatattcatgTGGTGAGGACATATTGTGATACTACTTATAATTCCAGAATTTAATTTACATCTTTGGATACTACTGCTTATAATGTGGTTATCAGGCTACTTTGTGAGAAAGGGGATACGGATATGGGTCATAAATTGATGATAGAGATTGGCTTGATTGATCTTTATCCTGATATGAGGACTTATTTTGCAATGGTCAAGGGGTTCTGTAATGCTGGTAGATTGGAGGAGGCTTGTGAGTTGTTCCAGGCTATGAAGGGGCAAGGGTTTTCTCCAAATGTTGTGGCTTATTTCATGCTTCTTGAGGGTATTTGTAAGCACATGAGTACGAGAAAGGAATTAGAATTATTAGGGGAGATGGACAAAGCAGGTAGGAATTGTAGTCCGAATGTAATCATATATACATTTGTGATTAAAAGCTTTTGTGAGAAGGGTCAAACAATAAAGGCATTGAGaattttgaatagaatggaagCTTGCCAGTGTGTTCCTAACTGTATAATCGTTATTACTTTGATCATGGGTCTTTGCGTCGAGGGGCATGTAAAAGAAGCATGTAAGTTGATCGATAGAGTTACCGGACGTGGTGTTTCCAATAGTGATTGCTACAGTTCTCTTGTATTGGCTTTGATTAGGATTAATAGACTCAATGAGGTAGAGAAGCTCTTTAGGAAAATGTTAGTAAGTGGGGCTAAACCTAGTGCCATTGCTTGTAGTACCATGATTAGGGAGATTTGTCGTGAGGGACAAGTGCTAGATAGTTTTTGCTTATACAATGAAATCGAGCGAATGCAATACTTTTCATCCATCGACACTGAGATCTATTCTATTCTTTTGGTTGGCTTGTGTCAACAAAACCATTCGGTTGAAGCTACAAAGCTTGCTAGGTTAATGCTTAGAAAAAGGGTTCGCTTGGAAGCTCCGTATGATGAAATCATTATGGAAGCCAATGTCCTAACCACATTATAACCATGTTAAAAATTCCCATGAATTAACAATAAACCGATTATgttttaaactaataaaaattatctCGATTTCGAAGCATTATTCATTTCGGTTGTGCATAATAGTTAATTTGATTATGTTATTCTTAAGTTATTGTTTTATTATGCCACTACTATTAAATTATGGTTTGAattgtttgattaaaaattaaattgattaaaaatatattgttcTCCCTTCATATCTCAAGCTAAATATTATTGATTATGTTTGAAACTGAAAACACAATGAACAAGTTTCGAAATATCAAATGATGAAATATAACATCAAATGAAATTGAAAACAAATGAGACCATATGCATTAGAATCAAAAGTTTCAAATAGTTGCAAACATTCGGAATTTCAAATGacaaaatataacatcaaatgAAATTGGAAACAAATTTCCATCGTTTATAGcaaaaaaattcgaaaatattTGCAAACATTCCTAAATAGTTCTAATATTCATAATAGTCTATTTTCATAGCCAACATCCAGGTTTTAATAGGCAACAACTAACTACATTgagtaattaaatcttaataggcaaagtTTCCAAATAttgctatttttaaattttggcatTTGTGATTCTGCTATCTTTTGTACCTATTGTTGCATCAATGTTAATTTCCTTCCTTTTGCTAGTTTTCTTTCTCTTGGGTAAAGAGATTAATATTTCACCTTGAAACTCAAGCTTCATAAAAAACAAACATAACATCAGTAAAATTAAACTTATACAATAAAccataaataaaacttaaaaggCAAATCACTTACATTCAAAATTTGAAGCCCATTCTATCATATGTATATAAACCAATCCCTTGCAagatttgtttttcctttctcccAAGTCGACCAAAATTTGGCGTGAAAGTTGAAGTTGGTATTGATGGACCACCAATTGTAGGGGTCGAATGTGCTTTTGAAAAATTGGAATAAACAGTAAAAATTCCTTGACCCTATAATAAATCATAAAgttattcattttatgtaaaaattcataatatttataataaaaagttTACCTCGACTATTGGTTGTGATGGTGGAGTTGTAATAGTAGGTGCTCTTGTATCAAGATTTACTACATCTCTTGATCTAAGTTGGTAGAAAATTTCATTTTCCTACAAAAGTATAACAAATGTAAGttaaatatcttaaaattaaaaatattgtaatATTAATACATGAATGGTTACCTGATTTGAAGTGCCACTAGTAGGGACTGAGTTGTCTGTGATAAGGGTTGGACCATTACTGATAGGTACCGAAGTGCTCTGCAATAATAACGACCACATAAATTTATATAGATGCATGCACGATAAAattgaataagaaaaataaatcaagaaattCTCACACAACTTTTTGCATTGTTTCCGATCTTGAAACACTTTTGGCATCGCATTTTCCTTCCCCTCCTTAATAATTGAGTGCCATAACTTGATTCACCTGCCTCCTTCACTCTGCATCTCTTGGGTCTTCCAGGCATTTTTCCTGGGATAGGTGGATCAATTGGTCCCATGTTTGTTTTTATCTAGAATTTTTCACTTGGTAGAGGAGGTAATACACATTTatgtagttttttttatataaatctaTACTATATCCAGCAAAGACATAATTTGCAATATCTTTTTGCTTCCACAATATGACAGCAATGGAATGAGGGCATGGGATACTAGTGAGATTCCAAGCCCTACAAGTGAATTTTCATTTAACAAGGTCAACCACATAAACATCATTTCCATAGACCACTTCAAATCCTTCAGGTCCATTCCATCTTACATGAAAAAAAAGcactaagttttttttatttctctctaATTTCCCACATATATTAGGTCAAAAAAGACTATCCATTTAGCACATTTAGCACATTTAGTCATATTATTCACTATCCTACCCATTACATACTATTTGACTTGCTCAAATAATGAAATGATGGCCATAAATCTAGCCCCTACTATGCCTGAATTAAAGGCTTTAGAAAAGTTCTTATCCACTACATTAGACTGACATCTAGTTTGGAAGAATGCTCGACAATAATGTTTCATTTTAGAACTTTGAAGACTTACCATGGCTTCATGCTTGATTGCACCTACCTTCTATATATTGTTTTCATATTCAGCCTCAGTTGTTGATTTATAGCAAGCCCAGAATGCATGGTGTAAGTCACCAACAGTGTGCTCCTTCTTCCAATTAGCATAACAATGCCTTGCACAAAATTGATGCTCCACTCTTAGCAACATGTATGCAATCTCTTATTCCAAACCCTTACAAAATAGACACATCAAACTTAATAGCATAAATATGGTTTAATTTGTATGAAAAACcaactaaataaaaattaaagaaaagatacAAACCTTTTGCATATCACTATTATGGTGAATCCATCACCATTACCCAACTACAGATCCGATCGCAAATTTTCAAGGAACCACCACCATGTTTCCCTATTATCTATCTCAACAACAGCCCATGCAATAGGGTATATTTGATCATTCCCATATCTGCCCACAGCTAATAAAATCTCACCTTTATAAAACCCTTTTAAGAAACATTCATCTAAATATATAATAGGCCTACAAAATTACTTAAACCCATTTTTCAAAGCTGTAAAGCAAACATACATTCTCTTAAAATTTGGGGTGTGATTAATAGTAGGTCGTTCAACCATTAGCTCTATATTGGCAGTTGGGTCTTTCTTTCTTAAAGCAAAAACGTAATCATAAAAATGACTAAACTCAAACTTCACTCTACCTTTAATTTGTTCTGAGTCTCATGCCCTAGCTCTATCACATACACTTATTTGCAAGTCTACCTTCAACTCCTCTTTTACAAGTCTTTGCATCTGAAGTAGCTTTAATTGAGGTAACATTCTCAACTTACTAAGAAAATGCCTTCTAACAAACTTGTAGTTGGCTCGACTATTTTGAAATGTCACAGAACATTGGTGCTAATTCACAAGTCTTAATCTTGAAAAATCCATCAATACTATCCTTAGtagtatatataagaaaaggacaACCAACAAATTTACCCTTAGCTCTAGTCCTAAACTTTTCGTTCCTAATGCACGTAATATCGACTCTCTTAGCTATAGCATAAGCTACTAAAGCATTCTTGAATTAATTCTTATTAGTAAAACTCATTCCAAGTTGGAATCTAGTTATTGTGGCCGATGTATCAAATAAGACACTTCTCCCTTTCTTATAAGCTAACTCACtattgataacactctagaataacgtatttttatgtattaattatgtatttattctaagtatgatcctgctaatttgagctatttatgatcttttatctcatagggactaaatttaaggcaaaagcaaaattaagggccaaaagcgtgaatttaaagataaaatgggccaatgtgtgacacaaggaaaagttgttgccaaaagtgcaagcataaAGGAAACAAGgattgaaatgcaaaaagaagagattttattctatcagactctattttaattaggacaattaatattaagataattattaaggattatttaattttaggattttgttttatttttaaatgtgtttatcTTTTGAgagtttaagtaggattagaTTATCTCCCCTAACACAATAAATaaggggtgaagtgactcaaaagacatctatctttttctgtaaacactctccccccaAAAGTCTAGacttttgttcttctcatatttcctttcaataaaatctccatttttattttatttattttcttttccaccacaaccatgagccactaaacccatctagccgaaggttgtcgatattccccaaaaagggttcttgagtcttagagtccgtacttagcctcctcaccgagtattcatcatttctccgcactacggggtTGCCGCTTCCatccatgtcccttaagaagtaagcttttcaacatATGCAAAGgtggccgctttgtatgttttgggaaggttgcacagtcggttcgttaccTTACTGCGTCAGAGCTtagcgagcccaagagacaaaatggcgtgggattcgccattgagaagcattgatctagcataagacgatcccacagaagtgattattggctagagttaagttccactaaatcgtaagtctaaatccttggagctagTGGttgtaggcatcctcttccactataactgacTTATTCagtttgggaaggatcatctaaaagtcgaggattgaacccaaggcggaacgagacaactggagACTGGAACCTCtcataagaatttcctttctctcaactctatttttaatttctcgaatcttcgattcaatattcttaattctgtttttattttatttttcgtttccaGATCCAAAcatttaattctgttattttcttatttttttttccaggAACACAAGTTTTCTTGGGCAAAATTCTGCCTGGGATTTCACGGAAGAAGACATTGTGCAAATCCAATCCCTGAGgatttggtgctttcaacgactgCATCAACTATCTAATTCAGTTTCATAACTACCCAAATTAAAAGACCCCAAATACTCAATGTCATCTCCACTAGACCTATCAGAATATGCTTCTACATCATTTACTTTCCTACCATTTGTTTTCTTTCTCTCAATTTCACTAGTGAGGTCTTCAAAATTTAGTTCAGGTTGAAGGTCATCTATCATAATAGTTCTTTTTTTTCCCTATAAATGCTTTATATTTTTCCATAATCCCTCTTAtctcttcatcttcatcatcagACCCATCCTCTAACTCTTCTGTACCACTTGAGGCCTCCTTTTCATCATTCTCTAAACTT contains the following coding sequences:
- the LOC107907906 gene encoding pentatricopeptide repeat-containing protein At5g47360; its protein translation is MGHKLMIEIGLIDLYPDMRTYFAMVKGFCNAGRLEEACELFQAMKGQGFSPNVVAYFMLLEGICKHMSTRKELELLGEMDKAGRNCSPNVIIYTFVIKSFCEKGQTIKALRILNRMEACQCVPNCIIVITLIMGLCVEGHVKEACKLIDRVTGRGVSNSDCYSSLVLALIRINRLNEVEKLFRKMLVSGAKPSAIACSTMIREICREGQVLDSFCLYNEIERMQYFSSIDTEIYSILLVGLCQQNHSVEATKLARLMLRKRVRLEAPYDEIIMEANVLTTL